In Gadus morhua chromosome 2, gadMor3.0, whole genome shotgun sequence, the DNA window ACGGGCCTCTGAATGTTCTTATGTTACAGTAAAATGCTTTGGAGGTTCTCTTCAGAGGAGGTACCAGTCCATCGTGCGCTGGTCAGGACACCGGGGTCCTTCAGAGAGGGGGGGTCTCTCTAGGCTGCTGCCGCCACGGAGTGTCCTGctgcctggacacacacacacacacacacacacacacacacacacacacacacacacacacacacacacacacacacacacacacacacacacacacacacacacacacacacacacacacacagtaagttGAATACCAACATCTATCTCAATATGCCCGCCATGAGCTGAGCCCTGATCTGATTGGTCCACGGAGCAGCAGAAGGTACCGTGGATCACTTGGCAGCCTTCCCAGCCGCcgccctcttcttctcctcctccttcttcttggcGGCGTCCTCCCGCTGCTTCCTGACGATGGCGAGCCGGGCCAGGTCCGCCTTGGCCTGGTCCGTCTTCCCCGCCAGGTGCATCTTCATGTAGCGCTCCTTGGCCTTctgcttctccagctcctccctgaCGGAGGACATGAGAGGAGGCGTGTTGGTCCCCGTCCAGAGAGACGGACCGCCCGGACTGGACCGCCCGGACTGGAACACCAagaccggaccggaccggccctgCCCGGACCGGAACACCAAGACCGGACCGGACCAGACCGGCCCGGACTGCCCGGACCGGAACACCAagaccggaccggaccggccctgCCCGGACCGGAACACCAAGACCGGACCGGACCAGACCGGCCCGGACTGCCCGGACCGGAACAGACCGGCCCGGACTGCCCGGACCGGAACACCAAgaccggaccggaccggaccggcccggACCGCCCGGACCGGAACACCAAGACCGGACCGGACTGGACCGGCCCGGACTGCCCGGACCGGAACACCAAGACCGGACCGGAACACCCAAACCTGACTGCCCGGACCTGACTGGACCGCCCACACCGGACCGCTCAGCCACCACGCGTTAGAGAGAACCAGAGGCTTCTAAAGACGGTTTAAATATGGATTCCTTTGGCCCATTTCCTTTAGTGAACGGCCTCTGACCACTAGAGACAACATTTATGACCTAACCTAACAACCAGTACAAGAAAAACAAGGAATAAGTACCACAGATTAGATAAGACTGTGGGCTTAACTCTGCCAAACACAGACGCATGGAGCAtctgcagtgtgtgcgtgtgcgtgtgcgtgtgtgtgtgtgtgtgtgtgtgtgtgtgtgggtgtgtgtgtgtgggtgtgtgtgtgttacctctctctcctggatAGGGTCTTGGGCTCGTCCATCTCTATCTGCGTCACCTTCTTGGACTTCTGGACGATCCTGTTGGGGTTCTCGATCTCGATCATCCCCTCCACGCCGCCTCTCTTCTTCTGCAAACAGAGCATGTGTTCATCAGAGGGGCTGATACGCCGGGGGTCAGCGCGGGTCCAGACCTCGACGCGTCACCACGAGCACCGGCCTGAAGAACAGGGAGGAAGAGCGGGGGTACCTGGGAGCCTTCGTCATCGTCGCTGTCCTCGGACCCGGAGCCCGGGAGCTGCTCCTCCACGCCGTCGGGCTGAGCGCCCGCCCCCccgctctccgtctccgtctgtgAGGGTTAGGGAGGAACCAGACGGTCACATGACCCGGAGACGGTCAGTCACATGACCCAGAGAGACGTTCAGTCACCTGacccagagagacagtcagtcacctgacccacacacagagacggcgTTAACCAGCCGGTCAcatgacccacacacagacctcctacctcccctcctctcctcctctcctctcctcctacctcccctcctctcctcctacctccccccctctcctcctctcctctcctcctacctcctctcctctcctcctacctcccctcctcctctccacctctccccctacctcctcctacctcctacctccttcctctcctcctacctcctctcctcttctctcctctcctcccctcctctcctcctacctcccctcctacctccccccctctcctcctctcctctcctctcctcctacctcctctcctctcctcctacctccc includes these proteins:
- the pdap1b gene encoding pdgfa associated protein 1b → MPKGGAKKGGHKGRMRTYTSPEEIDAQMKEEKERKETETESGGAGAQPDGVEEQLPGSGSEDSDDDEGSQKKRGGVEGMIEIENPNRIVQKSKKVTQIEMDEPKTLSRREREELEKQKAKERYMKMHLAGKTDQAKADLARLAIVRKQREDAAKKKEEEKKRAAAGKAAK